A single region of the Halorubrum depositum genome encodes:
- the surE gene encoding 5'/3'-nucleotidase SurE: protein MTREILLTNDDGIDAVGIRALSDALSREHDVTVVAPKRNQSGVGGARSWWDTTVEYTETDAGYAVEGTPADCVAVAEVALGLDPDVVVSGCNHGPNIGAHILGQSGTVGAAMEAAFLGTPAIAVSLYDRGNLPVPPTLDAADFALAAEAVLDLLDRAEDRGGEGAGDGGSVALPFGADVLNVNAPAADDEAAPDPTYRLTEPARGFDVIEFRPGEEGPEDENVPEGWEFGERRGEMGMELRDRFWREFLRGDVADDPGSDRLAAVEGEVSVSPLSSSRSVAGDRAGEVVAVGAEPSPRPDGD, encoded by the coding sequence ATGACCCGCGAGATCCTCCTCACCAACGACGACGGGATCGACGCCGTCGGGATCCGGGCGCTCTCGGACGCGCTCTCGCGCGAGCACGACGTGACGGTCGTCGCGCCGAAGCGGAACCAGTCCGGGGTCGGCGGCGCCCGGTCCTGGTGGGACACCACCGTGGAGTACACGGAGACGGACGCCGGCTACGCGGTGGAGGGGACCCCCGCCGACTGCGTCGCCGTCGCCGAGGTGGCGCTCGGGCTCGACCCCGACGTCGTCGTCTCGGGCTGCAACCACGGGCCGAACATCGGCGCGCACATCCTCGGGCAGTCCGGGACGGTCGGCGCCGCGATGGAGGCCGCCTTCCTCGGTACACCGGCGATCGCCGTCTCGCTGTACGACCGGGGGAACCTCCCCGTCCCGCCGACGCTCGACGCCGCCGACTTCGCGCTCGCCGCCGAGGCCGTGCTCGACCTGCTCGACCGCGCCGAGGACCGGGGCGGGGAAGGCGCCGGGGACGGGGGATCGGTGGCCCTCCCCTTCGGCGCCGACGTGCTGAACGTCAACGCGCCGGCCGCGGACGACGAGGCCGCCCCGGACCCGACCTACCGGCTGACGGAGCCCGCGCGCGGCTTCGACGTGATCGAGTTCCGACCGGGCGAGGAGGGGCCGGAGGACGAGAACGTCCCCGAGGGGTGGGAGTTCGGCGAGCGGCGCGGCGAGATGGGGATGGAGCTCCGCGACCGCTTCTGGCGGGAGTTCCTCCGCGGCGACGTCGCCGACGACCCGGGATCCGACCGGCTCGCGGCGGTCGAGGGCGAGGTGAGCGTCTCGCCGCTGTCGTCGTCGCGGTCCGTCGCCGGCGACCGCGCGGGGGAGGTCGTCGCCGTCGGCGCCGAACCGTCCCCGCGACCGGACGGGGACTGA
- the carA gene encoding glutamine-hydrolyzing carbamoyl-phosphate synthase small subunit, whose translation MSDAYIALADGRVLEARARAPGRTRGELVFTTAYTGYEESLTDPSYAEQILTFSYPLIGNYGVRTERFESESVQPRAAIARELTEDVAEWLAGEEIPAVDHVDTREIVTTVREEGAMACGIAAGPDATPEDAVAEMEACEPMSDHVDIGAQVSVTEPTVHEGGGAATVAMLDCGAKGSIISSLTERGADVHVLPYDATSEDVAAVDPDVLFVSNGPGDPENFVAAQGVVDAFAGDLPMAGICLGQQVITSALGGSTEKMMFGHRGVNQPVKDLRTDKVVMTTQNHGYTVDDTGPLEVTQVNVNDDTVEGLDSEELDVITRQYHPEANPGPHDSLGFFDEVLDLAQSTPHVAAD comes from the coding sequence ATGTCGGACGCCTACATCGCGCTGGCCGACGGACGCGTGCTCGAAGCGCGCGCCCGTGCGCCGGGGCGCACCCGTGGCGAACTGGTGTTCACGACCGCGTACACCGGCTACGAGGAGTCGCTCACCGACCCCTCCTACGCCGAACAGATCCTCACCTTCTCGTACCCCCTGATCGGGAACTACGGCGTCCGAACCGAGCGGTTCGAGTCCGAGTCGGTCCAGCCCCGCGCGGCGATCGCCCGCGAGCTGACCGAGGACGTCGCCGAGTGGCTCGCCGGCGAGGAGATCCCGGCCGTCGACCACGTCGACACCCGCGAAATCGTCACGACCGTCCGCGAGGAGGGCGCGATGGCCTGCGGGATCGCCGCCGGGCCGGACGCGACCCCCGAGGACGCGGTCGCGGAGATGGAGGCGTGCGAGCCGATGAGCGACCACGTCGACATCGGCGCGCAGGTGTCCGTGACGGAGCCGACCGTCCACGAGGGCGGCGGCGCCGCCACGGTCGCGATGCTCGACTGCGGCGCGAAGGGGTCGATCATCTCCTCGCTCACCGAGCGCGGCGCGGACGTCCACGTCCTCCCGTACGACGCGACCTCCGAGGACGTCGCCGCGGTCGACCCCGACGTCCTCTTCGTCTCGAACGGCCCGGGCGACCCGGAGAACTTCGTCGCCGCCCAGGGGGTCGTCGACGCCTTCGCGGGCGACCTGCCGATGGCCGGTATCTGCCTCGGCCAGCAGGTGATCACGAGCGCGCTCGGCGGCTCCACCGAGAAGATGATGTTCGGCCACCGCGGCGTCAACCAGCCCGTCAAGGACCTCCGCACCGACAAGGTCGTGATGACGACGCAGAACCACGGCTACACGGTCGACGACACCGGCCCGCTGGAGGTGACGCAGGTGAACGTCAACGACGACACCGTCGAGGGGCTCGACAGCGAGGAGCTCGACGTCATCACCCGCCAGTACCACCCCGAGGCGAACCCCGGCCCGCACGACTCGCTCGGCTTCTTCGACGAGGTGCTGGACCTGGCGCAGTCGACGCCGCACGTGGCCGCCGACTGA
- a CDS encoding Lrp/AsnC family transcriptional regulator, giving the protein MDDLDRRILSILRRDARTPYTEIADRVGTSEGTVRNRVDRMTDEGIIERFTVTTRTGNVKAMIEISVEMNVDTAAVGDRMVEWEEVDFVWQVSGEDDVVLVVDAVDTRAVNELISQAREMDEVKSTKTRLILDERLG; this is encoded by the coding sequence ATGGACGACCTCGACCGCCGGATCCTCTCGATCCTGCGCCGGGACGCGCGGACCCCGTACACGGAGATCGCCGACCGAGTCGGCACCTCGGAGGGGACCGTGCGAAACCGCGTCGACCGCATGACAGACGAGGGGATCATCGAGCGGTTCACCGTCACGACCCGCACCGGCAACGTGAAGGCGATGATCGAGATCTCGGTGGAGATGAACGTCGACACCGCCGCCGTCGGCGACCGCATGGTCGAGTGGGAGGAGGTGGACTTCGTCTGGCAGGTGTCCGGCGAGGACGACGTCGTGCTCGTCGTCGACGCCGTCGACACGCGCGCCGTCAACGAGCTGATCTCGCAGGCCCGTGAGATGGACGAGGTGAAGTCGACGAAGACGCGGCTGATCCTGGACGAGCGGCTCGGCTGA
- the dpsA gene encoding DNA starvation/stationary phase protection protein DpsA yields the protein MSTQKEARQRYGDVHESEALRVPEEKAEQLVDALNTDLAATYVLYHQIKKHHWLVEGAEFHDIHVYLGEVAADLEEGADVIAERAQALGGVPLSGGANYEEHAPVSPEDADAYDIRTSLENDLEMFGDIIEQLREHIQLANNLGDYNTEEQLREVLMDVEEHGHHIEHYLEDDTLVSQGTLE from the coding sequence ATGAGTACCCAGAAAGAGGCCCGTCAACGCTACGGCGACGTTCACGAGAGCGAGGCCCTCCGCGTCCCCGAGGAGAAGGCGGAGCAGCTCGTCGACGCGCTCAACACCGACCTCGCGGCGACGTACGTGCTGTATCACCAGATCAAGAAGCACCACTGGCTCGTCGAGGGCGCCGAGTTCCACGACATCCACGTCTACCTCGGCGAGGTCGCCGCCGACCTCGAGGAGGGCGCCGACGTGATCGCCGAGCGCGCGCAGGCGCTCGGCGGCGTGCCGCTCTCGGGCGGCGCGAACTACGAGGAGCACGCGCCGGTGAGTCCCGAGGACGCCGACGCCTACGACATCCGGACGTCGCTGGAGAACGACCTGGAGATGTTCGGCGACATCATCGAACAGCTCCGCGAGCACATCCAGCTCGCCAACAACCTCGGCGACTACAACACGGAGGAACAGCTCCGCGAGGTCCTCATGGACGTCGAGGAGCACGGCCACCACATCGAGCACTACCTGGAGGACGACACCCTCGTCAGCCAGGGCACGCTCGAATAG
- a CDS encoding HEAT repeat domain-containing protein → MSNGDDDPADASEEADAADDAEEAGGAGESTDAAAAPTLPDEATEDSLNEYLDEIAALLDDAETEADLDDVDALLDDAEVGIEEAGLPEPDEDDEDADDPRGDLEDRVAELREGVEDARGPYAEDVVDAIESAEATLEETEWTAAGRDDAADAVTAFVEAAADAVDDEVDADAIETDPDAVDDAPAGEETGEDGTAEDETGEDGSDENDRIDALVAALDAVAAGVADANLDPDDDAETIAALVEATDALEAGLEDAEEWDDLETHEQLRAQGYYDVLGHYKDYPVEWSALKEHETRGNVDMILLALDSLTSDFMERHCLEALERMGKRGKTDAAVEELLGRAEKRDQFAIRILGKMATDEATETLVEYVPEESNPQLQKATFKALGEIGASEAVQPLADALVDDDTEELVRPHAARALGLVGDTRAVDPLADVLAGDGTDDTRAAAAWALRQIGTREALETVAEYADERSFIVSTEAEKARRSLDAASAPA, encoded by the coding sequence ATGAGCAACGGCGACGACGACCCGGCCGACGCCTCCGAGGAGGCCGACGCCGCGGACGACGCGGAGGAGGCGGGGGGCGCCGGCGAGTCGACGGACGCGGCCGCCGCGCCGACGCTTCCGGACGAAGCGACCGAGGACTCGCTGAACGAGTACCTCGACGAGATCGCGGCGCTCCTCGACGACGCCGAGACCGAGGCGGACCTCGACGACGTCGACGCTCTCCTCGACGACGCCGAGGTGGGGATCGAGGAGGCCGGCCTCCCCGAGCCCGACGAGGACGACGAGGACGCCGACGACCCGCGCGGCGACCTCGAGGACCGCGTCGCGGAGCTCCGCGAGGGCGTCGAGGACGCCCGCGGCCCCTACGCGGAGGACGTCGTCGACGCGATCGAGAGCGCCGAGGCGACGCTCGAGGAGACCGAGTGGACCGCCGCCGGCCGCGACGACGCCGCCGACGCGGTGACGGCCTTCGTGGAGGCGGCCGCGGACGCCGTCGACGACGAGGTCGACGCGGACGCGATCGAGACGGATCCGGACGCCGTGGACGACGCGCCGGCCGGCGAGGAGACCGGCGAGGACGGGACCGCTGAGGACGAGACCGGCGAAGACGGTTCCGACGAGAACGACCGCATCGACGCCCTCGTCGCCGCCCTCGACGCCGTCGCGGCGGGCGTCGCGGACGCGAACCTCGACCCCGACGACGACGCGGAGACGATCGCCGCCCTCGTCGAGGCGACCGACGCGCTCGAAGCCGGGCTCGAGGACGCCGAGGAGTGGGACGACCTCGAGACCCACGAGCAGCTCCGCGCGCAGGGGTACTACGACGTGCTCGGCCACTACAAGGACTACCCGGTCGAGTGGTCGGCGCTGAAAGAGCACGAGACGCGCGGCAACGTGGACATGATCCTGCTCGCGCTCGACTCGCTCACCTCCGACTTCATGGAGCGCCACTGCCTCGAGGCGCTCGAGCGCATGGGCAAGCGCGGGAAGACCGACGCCGCCGTCGAGGAGCTGCTCGGCCGCGCGGAGAAGCGCGACCAGTTCGCGATCCGCATCCTCGGGAAGATGGCCACCGACGAGGCGACGGAGACCCTCGTGGAGTACGTCCCGGAGGAGTCGAACCCGCAGCTCCAGAAGGCGACGTTCAAGGCGCTCGGCGAGATCGGCGCGAGCGAGGCGGTCCAGCCGCTCGCGGACGCGCTTGTCGACGACGACACCGAGGAGCTCGTCCGCCCGCACGCGGCGCGCGCGCTCGGACTCGTCGGTGACACCCGCGCGGTCGACCCGCTCGCCGACGTGCTCGCCGGCGACGGCACCGACGACACCCGCGCCGCGGCCGCCTGGGCGCTCCGCCAGATCGGCACCCGCGAGGCCCTCGAGACCGTCGCCGAGTACGCCGACGAGCGCTCGTTCATCGTTTCGACCGAAGCCGAGAAGGCGCGGCGCTCGCTCGACGCGGCGTCGGCGCCCGCCTGA
- a CDS encoding phospholipase D-like domain-containing protein produces the protein MSPAPSRPETAPGASEPIARASAASVAAVALGLLVLAAAAPVAAAGDAGTGAAVGGSDRNGVVAQSSDEPENRTLVAEQPRILELFPNPTAAENRGEYLVVRLPERGNWSLSDGYHEAAIPANASGVVALSMDPANATPLLDDETAVGAHGAHDDGAGTPELRALDDHFPLAASGDRVELRRNGTAVAVVDYESAPEGHRWRADWGEWRPRGYDARSATGTANATVRPFVLPDTPGMPVEPLRGAEDRLLLAGYTLGSERVADLLVAAAERGVDVRVLVEGSPVGGFSARSARLLDRVAAAGVEVRVLDGDPERFRFHHAKYAVADDRAVVLTENWKPSGTGGRTNRGWGVVTGTPRSAAAGETAADDLAALFRADAAAPDARSWEAFRADTEFHEGGAANGSYPTRFEAPAPTAADVELLTAPGNGAGRLVERIDAADDRVLALVPRTGGLDNRLVRALRRAAERGVDVHLLLSNAWYDREENRALVEALADEPVEVAVAEPRGRYGKVHAKGVVIDDTAVVGSLNWNAGAATENREVLLAVEDEAVADFYARAYAADWRGGGVHLPVGLVGGLGVVVAGAGAVARREVTFA, from the coding sequence GTGTCGCCCGCACCCTCTCGTCCCGAGACCGCCCCGGGCGCGAGCGAACCGATCGCGCGCGCCTCGGCCGCGAGCGTCGCCGCCGTCGCGCTCGGACTGCTCGTTTTGGCAGCCGCCGCGCCGGTCGCGGCGGCGGGCGACGCCGGAACCGGCGCGGCGGTCGGCGGCTCTGACCGGAACGGCGTCGTCGCGCAGTCGAGCGACGAGCCGGAGAACCGGACGCTCGTAGCGGAGCAGCCGCGGATCCTCGAGCTGTTCCCGAACCCGACGGCGGCGGAGAACCGCGGCGAGTACCTCGTCGTCCGGCTCCCCGAGCGCGGGAATTGGTCGCTCTCCGACGGCTACCACGAGGCGGCGATCCCGGCGAACGCGAGCGGCGTCGTCGCGCTCTCGATGGACCCCGCGAACGCGACCCCCCTGCTCGACGACGAGACCGCGGTCGGCGCCCACGGCGCTCACGACGACGGCGCCGGCACCCCCGAACTTCGCGCCCTCGACGACCACTTCCCTCTCGCCGCGTCCGGCGATCGGGTCGAGCTCCGCCGGAACGGGACGGCGGTCGCCGTGGTCGACTACGAGAGCGCGCCGGAGGGCCACCGCTGGCGAGCTGACTGGGGCGAGTGGCGACCGAGGGGGTACGATGCGCGGTCCGCGACCGGAACCGCGAACGCGACCGTGCGGCCGTTCGTGCTGCCGGACACCCCCGGGATGCCGGTCGAGCCGCTGCGCGGCGCGGAGGACCGGCTACTGCTCGCCGGCTACACGCTGGGGTCCGAGCGCGTCGCCGACCTGCTCGTCGCCGCCGCCGAGCGCGGCGTCGACGTGCGCGTCCTCGTCGAGGGGTCGCCGGTCGGCGGGTTCTCCGCGCGGAGCGCGCGGCTCCTCGACCGGGTCGCCGCCGCCGGCGTCGAGGTGCGCGTCCTCGACGGCGATCCCGAGCGGTTCCGCTTCCACCACGCGAAGTACGCCGTCGCCGACGACCGCGCGGTCGTCCTCACGGAGAACTGGAAGCCGTCCGGCACCGGCGGTCGGACCAACAGGGGATGGGGCGTCGTCACCGGGACGCCACGGTCGGCGGCCGCCGGCGAGACGGCCGCGGACGACCTCGCCGCCCTGTTCCGCGCGGACGCCGCGGCCCCCGACGCCCGGTCGTGGGAGGCGTTCCGCGCGGATACGGAGTTCCACGAGGGCGGCGCGGCGAACGGAAGCTACCCGACGCGGTTCGAGGCGCCCGCGCCGACGGCGGCGGACGTCGAACTCCTGACGGCGCCCGGGAACGGTGCCGGCCGGTTGGTCGAGCGGATCGACGCCGCGGACGACCGGGTGCTGGCGCTCGTCCCGCGAACCGGGGGCCTGGATAACCGCCTCGTCCGGGCGCTCCGGCGGGCCGCCGAGCGCGGCGTCGACGTCCACCTGCTGCTGTCGAACGCGTGGTACGACCGGGAGGAGAACCGTGCGCTCGTCGAGGCGCTCGCGGACGAGCCGGTCGAGGTCGCCGTCGCGGAGCCGCGCGGCCGGTACGGGAAGGTCCACGCGAAGGGTGTCGTGATCGACGACACCGCGGTCGTCGGGAGCCTCAACTGGAACGCGGGCGCCGCGACGGAGAACAGAGAGGTGCTGCTCGCGGTCGAGGACGAGGCGGTCGCCGACTTCTACGCCCGGGCGTACGCGGCCGACTGGCGCGGCGGCGGGGTTCACCTGCCGGTCGGGCTAGTCGGGGGACTGGGCGTCGTGGTCGCGGGCGCCGGCGCCGTCGCACGCCGGGAGGTGACGTTCGCGTGA
- a CDS encoding DHH family phosphoesterase, whose translation MSENTAGDSGTRGDSSPEPDAAAAEGTADDRPTVYDLSPDCTLEDAAVDALYHAEVNGVVDYGVFVDVSDALSGLVHESNLDGDYGVGDRLIVRLTEVKENGDVAFDDEDIDDYRTETVAHEPTISRVRGLSPGDEVTVEGEVVQAKQTGGPTIFAVADASGVVSCAAFEEAGVRAYPEVAVGDMVHVGGTVETRENALQLEVDSLRRLPDERAAEARERFEAALDERAEPADVDPLVEWEAFEPIHEELRELARLLRRTALSGRPLRVRHHADGDGMCAAIPVQLALENFVTDVHEDPDAARHLFKRLPSKAPYYEMEDVTRDLNFALEGRARHGQKLPFLLMLDNGSTEEDVPAYENLAHYDIPIAVVDHHHPDPGAVEPLLDAHVNPYLHGEDYRVTTGMMCVELARLIDPSISEELEHVPAVAGLSDRSKAEAMDDYVALAADAGYDESDLLDIGEALDYAAHWLRYSEGKTLVNDALNVGCEDEQRHEELVEFLSERAERDVDRQLDALDDHVEHERLASGAHLYRIDLDEYAHRFTYPAPGKTTGELHDTRVRETGDPVITIGYGPDFCVLRSDGVRLDIPNMVTELNEELPEAGVSGGGHLVVGSIKFVKGRRSAVIETLVEKMAEAEIDEALSSTAALDD comes from the coding sequence ATGAGCGAGAACACCGCCGGGGATTCCGGCACGCGGGGCGATTCGAGCCCCGAACCCGACGCCGCCGCGGCGGAGGGGACGGCCGACGACCGGCCGACCGTCTACGACCTGTCGCCCGACTGCACCCTCGAGGACGCCGCGGTCGACGCGCTGTACCACGCCGAGGTCAACGGCGTCGTCGACTACGGCGTCTTCGTCGACGTCTCCGACGCCCTCTCGGGGCTCGTCCACGAGTCGAACCTCGACGGCGACTACGGCGTCGGCGACCGGCTGATCGTCCGGCTGACCGAGGTGAAGGAGAACGGCGACGTCGCGTTCGACGACGAGGACATCGACGACTACCGCACGGAGACGGTCGCCCACGAGCCGACGATCTCCCGCGTCCGCGGGCTCTCCCCGGGCGACGAGGTCACCGTCGAGGGCGAGGTCGTCCAGGCGAAACAGACCGGCGGCCCGACGATCTTCGCCGTCGCCGACGCCTCGGGCGTCGTCTCCTGCGCCGCCTTCGAGGAGGCCGGCGTCCGCGCGTACCCCGAGGTCGCGGTCGGCGACATGGTCCACGTCGGCGGGACGGTCGAGACCCGCGAGAACGCCCTCCAGCTGGAGGTCGACTCCCTGCGGCGGCTCCCCGACGAGCGGGCCGCGGAGGCCCGCGAGCGGTTCGAGGCCGCGCTCGACGAGCGCGCCGAGCCCGCCGACGTCGACCCCCTCGTCGAGTGGGAGGCGTTCGAGCCGATCCACGAGGAGCTCCGCGAGCTGGCCCGGCTCCTCCGCCGGACCGCGCTCTCGGGGCGCCCGCTCCGCGTCCGCCACCACGCCGACGGCGACGGGATGTGCGCGGCGATCCCAGTCCAGCTCGCTTTAGAGAACTTCGTCACCGACGTCCACGAGGACCCCGACGCGGCGCGGCACCTGTTCAAGCGGCTCCCGAGCAAGGCGCCGTACTACGAGATGGAGGACGTCACCCGCGACCTGAACTTCGCGCTGGAGGGGCGCGCCCGCCACGGCCAGAAGCTCCCGTTCCTGCTGATGCTCGACAACGGATCGACCGAGGAGGACGTCCCCGCCTACGAGAACCTCGCGCACTACGACATCCCAATCGCGGTCGTCGACCACCACCACCCCGACCCCGGGGCGGTCGAGCCGCTGCTCGACGCCCACGTCAACCCGTACCTCCACGGCGAGGACTACCGGGTCACCACGGGGATGATGTGCGTCGAGCTCGCGCGGCTGATCGACCCGTCTATTTCGGAGGAGCTCGAACACGTCCCCGCGGTCGCCGGGCTCTCCGACCGCTCGAAGGCGGAGGCGATGGACGACTACGTCGCGCTCGCCGCGGACGCCGGCTACGACGAGTCCGACCTGCTCGACATCGGCGAGGCCCTCGACTACGCCGCCCACTGGCTGCGCTACTCCGAGGGGAAGACCCTCGTCAACGACGCGCTGAACGTCGGGTGCGAGGACGAACAGCGCCACGAGGAGCTGGTCGAGTTCCTCTCCGAGCGCGCCGAGCGCGACGTCGACCGGCAGCTCGACGCGCTCGACGACCACGTCGAACACGAGCGGCTCGCCTCCGGCGCGCACCTCTACCGGATCGACTTAGACGAGTACGCCCACCGGTTCACCTACCCGGCGCCCGGGAAGACGACCGGCGAGCTCCACGACACCCGCGTGCGGGAGACGGGCGACCCCGTCATCACGATCGGCTACGGCCCGGACTTCTGCGTGCTCCGGTCCGACGGGGTCCGCCTGGACATCCCGAACATGGTGACCGAGCTGAACGAGGAGCTCCCGGAGGCTGGCGTCTCCGGCGGCGGCCACCTCGTCGTCGGCTCGATCAAGTTCGTGAAGGGCCGCCGGAGCGCCGTCATCGAGACGCTCGTCGAGAAGATGGCCGAGGCGGAGATCGACGAGGCGCTCTCGTCGACCGCCGCGCTCGACGACTGA
- a CDS encoding Mov34/MPN/PAD-1 family protein: MRLFRSDELLGIARETMEFVLEASEETHPNEYMGFLRADDARKLDIDRDGQVITDVLVIPGTESNPTSASVRTHMKPNDMRAVGSVHSHPNGALRPSAADLATFGQGEVHVIVGAPYGWGDWKAFDNEGNQTTLEVLDVEVPDEHFFDFTQEDIDSELVEERRDDGGFLSWFR, translated from the coding sequence ATGCGACTGTTCCGCTCGGACGAGCTCCTCGGGATCGCCCGAGAGACGATGGAGTTCGTCCTCGAGGCGAGCGAGGAGACGCACCCCAACGAGTACATGGGGTTCCTCCGCGCGGACGACGCTCGGAAGCTCGATATCGACCGAGACGGACAGGTGATCACCGACGTGCTCGTCATCCCGGGCACGGAGTCGAATCCCACGAGCGCAAGCGTGCGCACGCACATGAAGCCGAACGACATGCGCGCCGTCGGGTCGGTCCACTCGCACCCGAACGGGGCGCTCCGACCGAGCGCGGCCGACCTCGCCACGTTCGGACAGGGAGAGGTGCACGTCATCGTCGGCGCCCCCTACGGATGGGGCGACTGGAAGGCGTTCGACAACGAGGGGAACCAGACGACCCTCGAGGTGCTCGACGTGGAGGTCCCCGACGAGCACTTCTTCGACTTCACGCAGGAGGACATCGACAGCGAGCTCGTCGAGGAGCGCCGCGACGACGGCGGCTTCCTCTCGTGGTTCCGATGA
- a CDS encoding adenylyltransferase/cytidyltransferase family protein encodes MTRVVAQGTFDLLHPGHVHYLEDAATYGDELHAIVARRANVTHKPEPVLCARQRRDMVAALGAVDEAHLGDPEDVFVPIERLDPDVIVLGYDQHHDEAGIAEALAARDIDCRVERASGREPRYEDELLSSGDIVDRVLRRRGESGGPEDGGRR; translated from the coding sequence ATGACGCGGGTCGTCGCGCAGGGGACCTTCGACCTGCTCCACCCCGGCCACGTCCACTACCTCGAGGACGCGGCGACGTACGGCGACGAGCTCCACGCCATCGTCGCCCGCCGCGCCAACGTCACCCACAAGCCCGAGCCGGTCCTCTGCGCCCGGCAGCGGCGCGACATGGTCGCCGCCCTCGGCGCGGTCGACGAGGCCCACCTCGGCGACCCGGAGGACGTGTTCGTCCCCATCGAGCGACTCGATCCCGACGTTATCGTGTTGGGCTACGACCAGCACCACGACGAGGCGGGCATCGCCGAGGCGCTGGCGGCCCGCGACATCGACTGCCGGGTCGAACGGGCGTCGGGACGGGAGCCACGGTACGAGGACGAACTCCTCTCCAGCGGCGACATCGTCGATCGCGTCCTCCGGCGACGGGGGGAGTCCGGCGGGCCCGAGGACGGCGGGCGGCGGTGA